AACACTGGAAAACTCAATTACAGTCAATTAAAGTAATGCAATTTAAAGGCAATAAGTAAATAGTACACCAAAAAAATAGTATAAATCGTCGGCCAATAATGTCGAATACATATATCAAATCGTCGTacaaaaatgaaatcaaaatacatGTATGAAATAAAGACGTCGGCATCCTACTGTGTGTGTCGTACATCATCATGCGCCTCTCTGCTGCCTCTGGCCCCGCCTTCGTCTCTACGTCCACCGCGCCGTCTGCTGGGTACTATGCCTCTACCGTCAAGTGCCCCACCTGTCCTGGAATGGTTTCTACGATACAAAAATGTCTCCTCTGCCACCCTAATGATACCTTCCACAAGACCCAGGCCAGCAGATTcctcaaggaagaaaccatcaGTAATGCATGTTTACGCCATGTCAGCTATCTCacgacaccgaggaagaacatcctcAGTGTGGTCCATCTGAGCCTGATGAACCCGCAGAATCTTCTCGTGGGTTGGTCTGGGCGGTGATCCAGGTGCGGTGGGAAACATGTATGGGTGCGACACTTTGTAGTACCAGGTGATGTACCCGTCGACGCAACTCCAGTCTACCTCTAATCTGGTCGTCTGAGCCTCGTTaggaaccatgtgatgctcccaGTCTACAAATACCTCATCTAGCTGCCAATAGGTCATGGCGATAGTAGCAGGATCAGAAGGCAAGTGAGTTATGGTCTGCTGGTAACCAAACTTATGCATGACACGCTCCGAAAGATAATGAACAATGATGGTCGAACTGGCAGCTAACCATCCTGAATATAGTACGATCTCATCAAACGGAATCGTCTCACGGTGATCAATGTAGCAGTCGAAGTGGATGTTCTCAGTAGCCATGCGGTCAATGtaacatgtaacacccttctaaaaccccacgATTTTCacgaatatttttaataaataataaacgtAAAACAAAAGCAAGGATGTCACATCTTCATAAAACTTCGTATAACAATTAATCCTGCTCTGTAACACGGGTTCTAAAACATTTAAACATAAATAGCATCTCTGGTGCCATTAATCAAATTACTTCAAACTTCGCAGCAGAATAAATATCTCTTAGGAACTTCTTCATAAATAAATCATTACTATGAAAGATAGTTCAAacatcaacaaaatcatcatactTTGTATTTATAACTTCATGATTATAAA
This DNA window, taken from Vicia villosa cultivar HV-30 ecotype Madison, WI unplaced genomic scaffold, Vvil1.0 ctg.000679F_1_1_1, whole genome shotgun sequence, encodes the following:
- the LOC131630399 gene encoding uncharacterized protein LOC131630399 is translated as MATENIHFDCYIDHRETIPFDEIVLYSGWLAASSTIIVHYLSERVMHKFGYQQTITHLPSDPATIAMTYWQLDEVFVDWEHHMVPNEAQTTRLEVDWSCVDGYITWYYKVSHPYMFPTAPGSPPRPTHEKILRVHQAQMDHTEDVLPRCREIADMA